One segment of Streptomyces sp. NBC_01463 DNA contains the following:
- a CDS encoding STM4015 family protein, whose product MTDIEHPGTFHGLPVFTLPPAADDVSAASLPAADSVAWRLDCAWEEPAFPGVWRRFLDSVDPAGVRALLIGPWWVEDYGSFAPVAELISADASRFPALRGLFLADVVGEECEVSWLEMSDVTALIDAFPHLEELVVRGGGEADHTLGRLRLRPVRHQALKSLRFESGGLPGPVVRAVGASELPALERLELWFGASWYGGDATVEDMRPLLAGGGFPRLRHLGLQNSEIQDEIAAAVASAPVVAQLESLSLAMGTLSDTGALALLDGQPLTHLTSLDLHHHYLTDPVMARARELCAREGVHVDLDEADYWDPEDDEPRYVAVSE is encoded by the coding sequence CTTCCACGGCCTGCCGGTCTTCACCCTGCCGCCGGCGGCGGACGATGTGTCCGCGGCGTCCCTGCCCGCGGCGGACTCCGTGGCCTGGCGGCTGGACTGTGCCTGGGAGGAGCCGGCCTTCCCCGGGGTCTGGCGGCGTTTCCTGGACTCCGTCGACCCGGCCGGGGTCCGTGCGCTGCTGATCGGCCCCTGGTGGGTCGAGGACTACGGCTCCTTCGCTCCGGTGGCGGAGCTGATCAGCGCGGACGCGAGCCGCTTCCCGGCGTTGCGCGGGCTGTTCCTGGCCGATGTCGTCGGCGAGGAGTGCGAGGTGTCCTGGCTGGAGATGTCGGACGTCACCGCGCTGATCGATGCGTTCCCCCACCTGGAGGAGCTGGTGGTGCGCGGCGGCGGGGAGGCGGACCACACGCTGGGGAGACTGCGGCTGCGCCCGGTGCGCCATCAGGCGCTGAAGTCGCTGCGGTTCGAGTCCGGAGGTCTGCCCGGGCCCGTCGTCCGCGCGGTCGGCGCGAGCGAACTGCCCGCGCTGGAGCGGCTGGAGCTCTGGTTCGGTGCCTCGTGGTACGGCGGTGACGCCACCGTGGAGGACATGAGGCCGCTCCTCGCGGGCGGCGGCTTTCCCCGGCTGCGCCATCTCGGCCTCCAGAACAGCGAGATCCAGGACGAGATCGCCGCGGCAGTGGCGTCCGCGCCGGTCGTCGCGCAGTTGGAGTCGCTCTCGCTCGCCATGGGAACGCTCAGCGACACGGGCGCCCTGGCCCTGCTCGACGGTCAGCCGCTCACCCATCTGACCTCGCTCGACCTGCACCACCACTACCTCACCGATCCGGTGATGGCGCGCGCCCGTGAGCTGTGTGCCCGCGAGGGCGTCCACGTGGACCTCGACGAGGCGGACTACTGGGATCCCGAGGACGACGAGCCCCGTTATGTCGCGG